From the Malus domestica chromosome 17, GDT2T_hap1 genome, one window contains:
- the LOC103405551 gene encoding protein trichome birefringence-like 39, whose product MGFLFRALLLTLFLVSHQTQAQEFNSSFSSNNASSASATSTTSTTSSVARRLAGKCNWFRGTWVYDASAKPSYYSSTCPFLDPQFDCLKYGRRDTAFLKYRWQPFSCALPRFNGLYFLEKWRGKKIMFVGDSMSFNHWVSLTCMLHAWVPNSRTSYVKTNSLSSVTFQDYGVQILLYRTPYLVDLVNENVGRVLKLDSITNGKAWRGMDMLIFDTWHWWTHTGRTQPWDYLEERGKLYKDMNRLVAFYKGMTTWGRWVDRYVDPSKTKVFFQGISPTHYEGKEWNQPTRSCASETQPFFEKKYPAGVPLSWVVVNKVLARIKKPVYLLDITLLSQIRKDAHPSKYSGHHGGTDCSHWCLPGLPDTWNQLLYAALFA is encoded by the exons atgggtTTCCTATTCAGAGCTCTGCTTTTAACTCTGTTTTTAGTTTCCCACCAAACACAAGCACAGgaattcaattcctctttctCCTCCAATAATGCTTCTTCTGCTTCTGCTACCAGTACTACTAGTACTACCAGCTCAGTCGCCAGAAGGCTCGCAGGAAAATGCAACTGGTTCCGCGGTACATGGGTCTAcgatgcttctgctaaaccatccTACTATTCCTCCACCTGTCCCTTCTTAGATCCGCAGTTCGACTGCCTAAAGTACGGCCGCCGCGACACCGCTTTCCTCAAATACAGATGGCAACCCTTCTCCTGCGCCCTTCCCAG GTTCAATGGGTTGTATTTCTTGGAGAAATGGAGGGGGAAGAAGATCATGTTTGTGGGTGACTCAATGAGTTTCAATCATTGGGTGTCTTTAACATGTATGCTTCATGCCTGGGTGCCAAATTCCAGGACTTCATATGTTAAGACAAATAGTTTATCTTCAGTCACATTCCAG GACTATGGAGTACAAATACTGCTGTATCGCACACCATACCTGGTAGATCTTGTCAACGAGAACGTGGGACGAGTGTTGAAGCTTGACTCAATTACGAATGGCAAAGCGTGGAGAGGCATGGACATGCTGATATTCGACACGTGGCACTGGTGGACTCACACCGGAAGAACACAGCC ATGGGACTACCTGGAAGAAAGGGGTAAATTGTACAAAGATATGAACCGTCTGGTCGCATTTTACAAGGGAATGACAACTTGGGGCAGATGGGTCGACCGATATGTCGATCCTTCCAAAACCAAGGTCTTCTTCCAAGGCATTTCTCCTACCCATTACGA GGGCAAGGAGTGGAATCAGCCAACAAGATCCTGCGCAAGTGAAACGCAACCATTCTTTGAGAAAAAGTATCCAGCAGGAGTACCTTTGTCTTGGGTTGTAGTCAACAAAGTGCTGGCTAGGATTAAGAAGCCAGTCTATCTTCTCGACATCACGCTTCTTTCACAAATCCGCAAAGATGCACACCCATCCAAGTACAGCGGCCACCACGGCGGCACGGACTGCAGCCACTGGTGCCTTCCCGGTCTGCCGGATACTTGGAATCAGCTCCTCTATGCTGCTCTATTTGCTTGA
- the LOC103405570 gene encoding seed biotin-containing protein SBP65, with protein MASEQQQRRENTKPEREVHIEKEKVPKMTTHFEAMTVHVTDTSAGRKDTPLDSGSKQSSKDEGDKAASMRSGNTVGDVGMEKARETHEIGSHKLESLKDTLASAREDRQRESQADKARAENMVADKEAESKKESRQQGGPGIPQSEQSHEAKSQAGGQAHGQRQGSGPQFEQGHETKSHGGVQGVAHSFEQRHEGKGQGGGQGGTRQSVGKVEERHEAQGRQTTGKVEGLQGGQGQAHGGRQGQSFGKVQERQGAHGGGQQQREGSGGDRGHQTVGKFEVSGEEEQGRTDKGRESSEADKERRRTQIHEGVEKMTLTGEDKKLQLGQEDEQQGSKGRRGSESEMKSTHERSTTEEETKIIKDEEGRRQGTKQQQPSLEEISQLRGTAQQNSMEAMRAAEERYAKAKESARQGLGSATEYASETAGQAKDTLLQGTQTAKETLTSAGKTAIEKTAPLAERAKDVAVSAGQTTLHYVEEGAVKAKDKTLEGGKTSAAYAGDVAVDLKDKGTVAGWTAAHYTTEAAVEGTKKAAKVVIGAAEYAGHKAVDIVSKPLSVVKDAAAVAGEKAEEYTARKKEEAQRVLEAKRSAEEQNKQQSHQGGEREGSEWEQGTTWNKQAHENVSVGIRGEGDRSSEKTQGYQGGQESQNRSQGLMRGADMSRDQCRDESWMKSRSGGAGAGSNEEYMMSMDSSQVGEAGEGVLGAVTETLLEIGQTTKDMLIGGQHGMEEEELSGGQEQQWKSSTDGRSKQGMTKRN; from the exons atgGCTTCCGAGCAGCAGCAAAGAAGGGAAAACACAAAGCCGGAGAGGGAGGTGCACATAGAGAAAGAAAAGGTGCCCAAAATGACTACTCACTTTGAGGCTATGACGGTGCATGTTACTGATACGAGTGCTGGCAGAAAAGACACTCCTCTCGACAGCGGCAGCAAGCAGTCATCGAAGGACGAAGGCGATAAAGCAGCCTCGATGAGGAGTGGGAATACGGTGGGCGATGTGGGAATGGAGAAAGCAAGAGAGACTCATGAGATCGGGTCTCATAAGCTCGAGTCTCTTAAAGATACTCTGGCGTCGGCGAGGGAGGACAGACAGAGAGAATCGCAGGCAGACAAGGCGAGGGCAGAAAACATGGTGGCAGATAAAGAAGCTGAGTCTAAGAAAGAGAGCCGCCAACAAGGTGGACCTGGAATTCCTCAGTCTGAACAGAGCCATGAAGCTAAAAGTCAAGCCGGAGGTCAAGCTCATGGTCAACGTCAAGGTAGTGGCCCTCAGTTTGAACAGGGCCATGAAACTAAAAGCCATGGCGGAGTTCAAGGTGTAGCTCATTCATTTGAACAGCGCCATGAAGGTAAAGGTCAAGGTGGAGGTCAAGGTGGAACTCGTCAATCTGTTGGGAAGGTTGAAGAGCGCCATGAAGCTCAAGGTCGCCAAACTACTGGGAAGGTTGAAGGGCTTCAAGGAGGTCAAGGACAAGCCCATGGTGGACGGCAAGGCCAATCTTTTGGGAAGGTTCAAGAGCGTCAAGGAGCCCATGGTGGAGGTCAACAACAACGAGAAGGCAGTGGTGGTGATCGCGGTCATCAGACGGTTGGAAAGTTTGAAGTGAGTGGTGAAGAAGAGCAGGGTCGGACTGATAAAGGCCGAGAAAGTAGTGAAGCTGATAAAGAACGTAGACGCACACAAATACACGAGGGTGTGGAGAAAATGACTCTTACCGGGGAAGACAAGAAGCTGCAGCTGGGCCAAGAGGACGAGCAGCAAGGTTCTAAAGGAAGACGAGGCTCCGAGTCTGAGATGAAAAGCACACACGAGAGAAGCACTACTGAAGAGGAGACTAAGATAATCAAAGACGAAGAGGGTCGACGTCAAGGaaccaaacaacaacaaccatctttggaagaaatctcaCAGCTGAGAGGAACAGCTCAGCAAAATTCTATGGAGGCGATGAGGGCTGCAGAGGAGCGTTACGCCAAGGCTAAAGAGTCGGCCAGGCAAGGGCTTGGCAGCGCAACCGAGTATGCCTCGGAGACAGCTGGACAAGCCAAAGACACTCTCCTCCAAGGAACACAAACTGCCAAAGAGACTCTCACTAGTGCAGGTAAGACCGCCATCGAAAAAACAGCTCCACTAGCGGAGAGAGCCAAAGACGTTGCTGTCTCCGCCGGTCAGACCACTCTGCATTACGTGGAAGAAGGGGCTGTGAAGGCCAAGGACAAGACTTTGGAGGGCGGGAAGACTTCGGCGGCGTATGCAGGTGATGTGGCGGTGGACTTGAAGGACAAGGGGACTGTAGCCGGTTGGACGGCAGCGCATTACACCACAGAGGCTGCAGTGGAGGGGACTAAAAAGGCAGCGAAGGTTGTGATAGGGGCAGCTGAATATGCTGGGCATAAAGCAGTGGATATTGTTTCGAAGCCTTTGAGTGTGGTTAAAGATGCCGCTGCGGTGGCTGGGGAGAAGGCTGAGGAGTATACcgcgaggaagaaggaggaggcgcaGAGAGTACTGGAGGCCAAGAGATCAGCTGAAGAGCAAAATAAGCAGCAG TCTCATCaaggaggagaaagagaaggatCCGAATGGGAGCAAGGCACGACATGGAACAAGCAAGCTCATGAGAATGTTAGCGTTGGGATTCGAGGAGAGGGTGACCGATCATCCGAAAAAACTCAG GGTTATCAAGGTGGACAGGAATCCCAGAATCGATCTCAGGGCCTCATGCGAGGGGCAGACATGAGTCGGGATCAGTGCAGGGATGAGAGTTGGATGAAATCGCGGAGCGGTGGCGCTGGGGCAGGAAGCAACGAGGAGTACATGATGAGCATGGACAGCTCTCAAGTGGGAGAGGCTGGTGAGGGAGTGCTGGGAGCAGTCACGGAGACTTTACTGGAGATTGGTCAGACAACAAAAGACATGCTGATCGGCGGGCAGCACGGAATGGAGGAGGAGGAACTGAGTGGTGGCCAAGAACAGCAGTGGAAGTCGTCGACGGATGGACGGAGCAAGCAAGGGATGACCAAGAGGAATTGA